The Pseudanabaena galeata CCNP1313 genome includes a region encoding these proteins:
- a CDS encoding LapA family protein, producing the protein MTRSRFSETANAVNKKSSGAIMIAQLVVLGITITLLAAIFVQNLQPAVQIFFLGQKTIAIPLSFAMLAAFVGGGFLAFVINAIASWRHNLLIRRAVIASGSGKESKEQVKANPSQYKEEIVEDDYEDEEYEEEEEEYEDDDEEEEYEDDDPDTVPYGDRPNMKSKNSRQVKRDRPPLDAKFIK; encoded by the coding sequence ATGACGAGATCGCGTTTTTCTGAAACCGCAAATGCTGTTAACAAGAAATCTTCAGGTGCGATCATGATCGCGCAACTCGTAGTCTTAGGGATTACGATAACCTTACTTGCAGCTATCTTTGTCCAAAATTTACAGCCTGCGGTGCAGATTTTCTTTTTAGGTCAAAAGACGATTGCGATTCCCCTGAGTTTTGCCATGTTAGCTGCATTTGTTGGTGGCGGTTTTCTAGCATTTGTGATTAATGCGATCGCTTCATGGCGGCATAATCTCTTAATTCGTCGGGCTGTGATTGCCTCTGGCTCTGGTAAAGAGAGCAAAGAACAGGTTAAAGCCAATCCATCTCAGTACAAAGAAGAAATTGTTGAAGATGATTATGAGGATGAAGAATATGAAGAGGAGGAAGAGGAGTATGAAGATGATGATGAAGAGGAAGAATATGAAGACGATGATCCTGATACCGTTCCCTATGGCGATCGCCCAAATATGAAATCTAAAAATTCGCGTCAAGTTAAACGCGATCGTCCTCCCCTTGACGCAAAATTTATCAAGTAA
- a CDS encoding flavin prenyltransferase UbiX, with the protein MQNNKEIKKAIVLGVSGASGMIYAVRSLKFLLNNHYNVDLVASKAAMMVWQSENNIAMPSNLRSQEQFWRDRSETHDGKLTCHQFADVGATIASGSFRTLGMLVIPCSMATVAKIAHGLSSDLLERAADVHLKEGRRLVIVPRETPLSLIHLRNLTALAEAGARIVPAIPAWYHNPQTINDLVDFVIARALDQLDIDADLIQRWQGRIPSNMVTGDAEL; encoded by the coding sequence ATGCAAAATAACAAAGAGATTAAAAAAGCGATTGTATTAGGGGTTTCTGGGGCATCTGGCATGATTTATGCCGTGCGATCGCTCAAATTTTTATTAAATAATCATTACAACGTCGATCTGGTGGCTTCTAAGGCGGCGATGATGGTGTGGCAATCGGAAAATAATATTGCCATGCCAAGTAATTTGCGATCGCAAGAACAGTTTTGGCGCGATCGCAGTGAGACACATGATGGCAAACTAACTTGTCATCAATTTGCCGATGTGGGGGCGACGATCGCTAGTGGTTCATTTCGGACATTGGGAATGCTGGTAATTCCTTGCAGTATGGCAACGGTGGCGAAGATTGCTCATGGATTAAGTTCTGATTTGTTAGAGCGGGCTGCGGATGTCCATCTCAAAGAAGGACGAAGATTGGTAATCGTACCGCGTGAAACGCCATTAAGCTTGATCCATTTGCGAAATCTCACCGCTTTAGCGGAAGCTGGGGCGAGAATTGTCCCAGCGATTCCTGCTTGGTATCACAACCCGCAGACGATCAATGATTTGGTGGATTTTGTGATTGCGAGAGCGCTCGATCAACTGGATATTGATGCAGATTTAATCCAGCGCTGGCAGGGTAGAATTCCTTCTAATATGGTCACAGGAGATGCTGAACTATGA
- a CDS encoding protein kinase domain-containing protein yields the protein MLVGKTLKNRYKILTVLGSGGFGDTYLAQDIDLPGHPTCVVKQLKPKDTNPNVLPIAKGLFDREAEYLYKLGNAHPQIPNLFAHFEENNEFFLVQEFVEGHSLAEEIPIGQRLSEIATTTLLLEILEVLAFVHQNNIIHRDIKLTNIMRRRQDGKIVLIDFGAVKDISALKTDSQGHTDVTVSIGSPGYMPSEQARGKPRLSSDVYAVGMIGIQALTGIAPDSLQEDANTGEILWRDRADVSNAFAEVLQKMVFSHFSQRYKSAIDALQAMQSLCATNISNSNNIAPTEAIVYPLFNTDSSPTIVTNTGRETAPASAPTTPQAHIPTAPQNPATTPHVTVSAPNPVFSKFQPFLWIVLTGVISVSAAIATSMLLPKLTNQTGNNPQPNATQTPINSSIPPSVSPGVSPSPDEILESEIEEKNTPESPSTISTTNTAMPSFGAIARSPSTQDKGYSWNYTSQMDAEARALSECESNSSSGDCKILVWARNACMSLAEGSNGAAGSGWSTDMIEAENTAKQVCQQYQGINCKITRTICLPVRQ from the coding sequence ATGTTAGTAGGCAAAACATTAAAGAATCGGTATAAAATCCTCACAGTTTTAGGGAGTGGGGGATTTGGTGATACCTACTTAGCACAAGATATAGACTTACCAGGACACCCCACCTGTGTGGTTAAGCAACTCAAGCCTAAGGACACCAATCCCAATGTTTTGCCGATCGCCAAAGGTTTATTTGATCGGGAAGCGGAATATCTATATAAATTGGGAAATGCTCATCCCCAAATTCCGAATCTATTTGCTCATTTTGAAGAGAACAATGAGTTTTTTTTGGTGCAAGAATTTGTGGAAGGGCATAGCCTTGCCGAAGAAATTCCCATCGGTCAACGATTATCAGAGATTGCTACAACTACTCTATTACTGGAGATTTTAGAAGTTCTCGCCTTTGTTCATCAAAATAATATTATCCATCGTGATATCAAACTCACCAACATTATGCGCCGTCGGCAAGATGGCAAAATTGTTCTCATTGACTTTGGCGCAGTTAAAGACATCAGTGCATTAAAAACTGACTCCCAAGGTCATACCGATGTTACTGTTAGCATTGGCTCCCCTGGATATATGCCAAGCGAGCAAGCTAGGGGGAAACCTCGCCTCAGTAGTGATGTTTATGCTGTCGGTATGATTGGCATCCAAGCTCTTACGGGTATTGCACCTGATAGCTTGCAAGAAGACGCAAATACAGGCGAAATCCTGTGGCGCGATCGCGCAGATGTTAGTAATGCTTTTGCCGAAGTACTCCAAAAAATGGTGTTTTCCCATTTTAGTCAGCGCTATAAATCAGCGATCGATGCTTTACAGGCAATGCAATCTCTTTGTGCAACTAACATTAGTAATAGTAATAATATTGCTCCAACTGAAGCGATCGTCTATCCATTATTCAACACAGATTCATCGCCAACTATAGTTACCAATACAGGTAGAGAGACTGCGCCTGCATCTGCACCAACAACCCCACAGGCCCATATCCCAACAGCACCACAAAATCCTGCCACAACGCCCCATGTCACAGTCTCCGCTCCTAATCCAGTATTCTCGAAGTTTCAACCATTTCTATGGATTGTCTTGACTGGAGTAATATCAGTTTCAGCGGCGATCGCTACATCGATGCTGTTACCTAAATTAACTAATCAAACTGGTAATAATCCCCAACCCAACGCTACACAAACACCAATTAATTCTAGTATCCCCCCCAGTGTTTCTCCCGGCGTTTCTCCCAGTCCTGATGAAATACTAGAGTCAGAGATAGAAGAGAAAAACACCCCAGAGTCACCTTCTACAATCTCAACTACTAATACCGCTATGCCAAGTTTTGGGGCGATCGCTCGTTCCCCCTCAACCCAAGACAAAGGCTACTCTTGGAACTATACTTCTCAAATGGATGCTGAAGCAAGAGCTTTGAGCGAATGCGAAAGTAATTCTAGCTCAGGGGATTGCAAAATACTAGTCTGGGCGCGGAATGCCTGTATGTCTCTAGCCGAGGGTTCTAATGGAGCCGCAGGTTCAGGCTGGTCAACGGATATGATAGAAGCGGAAAATACGGCAAAACAAGTTTGTCAGCAATATCAAGGTATTAATTGTAAAATCACCCGCACAATTTGTCTGCCAGTCCGACAGTAA
- the murQ gene encoding N-acetylmuramic acid 6-phosphate etherase codes for MNNPIDIAASNGDRGYLLTEQANPHSQNLDRLSALEIVELFNQEDAKAVVAVGIEKEAIAAAITTIAEAISNGGRLFYVGAGTSGRLGVLDAAECPPTFCSDPELIQGILAGGMKAMVRSSEALEDREDDGADAIAERNICDLDVVFGITAGGTTPYVHGALKEAKYRGAKTIFFCCVPPDQFPRQYDIEIRPLVGAEVLTGSTRLKAGTATKLVLNTISTGVMVQLGKVYGNRMIDVSVTNSKLEDRAIRIIRDLTSSSREDAAQLLERSGRRVKLALLMHWKNLDMATAEQLLQDAQGHLVKAMM; via the coding sequence GTGAATAACCCCATAGATATTGCAGCAAGTAATGGCGATCGCGGTTATTTGTTGACCGAGCAAGCAAATCCCCACAGCCAGAATTTGGATCGACTCAGTGCTTTAGAAATTGTCGAACTGTTTAACCAAGAAGATGCTAAAGCTGTTGTTGCGGTTGGCATCGAAAAAGAAGCGATCGCCGCCGCGATTACGACGATTGCTGAGGCGATCTCTAATGGTGGTCGATTGTTTTATGTTGGTGCTGGTACGAGTGGTCGGCTCGGTGTGCTAGATGCAGCCGAATGTCCACCCACTTTTTGTAGTGATCCTGAATTGATTCAAGGTATCTTGGCGGGTGGGATGAAGGCCATGGTACGTAGTTCCGAAGCCCTCGAAGATCGCGAAGATGACGGTGCAGATGCGATCGCCGAAAGAAATATATGCGATCTTGATGTTGTCTTTGGAATTACCGCAGGTGGAACCACGCCCTATGTTCATGGAGCGCTCAAGGAAGCCAAGTATCGAGGAGCGAAAACGATCTTTTTTTGCTGCGTGCCACCCGACCAATTTCCTAGACAATACGATATCGAGATCCGTCCTTTAGTAGGAGCCGAAGTTTTAACAGGATCAACTAGATTGAAGGCTGGGACAGCTACAAAACTTGTACTAAATACAATCTCGACAGGTGTGATGGTGCAGCTTGGTAAAGTTTATGGCAATCGGATGATCGATGTGTCTGTCACCAATAGTAAGCTTGAAGATCGCGCCATTCGGATTATTCGCGATCTCACATCGAGCAGTCGAGAGGATGCCGCCCAATTGCTAGAGAGATCGGGTAGGCGAGTGAAATTAGCTTTACTAATGCATTGGAAAAATTTAGATATGGCTACTGCCGAGCAATTGTTACAAGATGCTCAAGGTCATTTGGTTAAGGCTATGATGTAG
- a CDS encoding PCP reductase family protein — protein MQNPDYFEGLPWTAEAKVKYKNIPYFVRSQARQRIEQLAQAAGSDTITAEIVEKARVEFGQ, from the coding sequence ATGCAAAATCCTGATTATTTTGAGGGCTTACCTTGGACTGCCGAAGCAAAAGTCAAGTACAAAAATATTCCCTACTTCGTAAGATCACAGGCACGTCAGAGAATTGAACAACTCGCTCAAGCCGCAGGTAGTGATACGATTACCGCAGAAATTGTCGAAAAAGCAAGAGTTGAGTTTGGACAGTGA
- a CDS encoding CHAT domain-containing protein, translated as MRYFLLWFLSLTFAMLSLNAPKSARSQTSDLTPQFNNSQFNNSQFNNSQFNNDNDSRNPNDSRTPSSNGLNPFIILNLINSLTRSGNSDQQQVDLSPDIAEIRGQIGRLYFLLARQYAFQNQLPEACNALEKGYSAELEAYLRKRLRSLHTDSNDCYASEVERISKLTGSPTALIYVTTSRGGLELIGVPPSTPNKPAGIFSRTRIGAKSLDEKMGIPISQNNQNSGKPFRKVAYNTTTEEVDRVIIDFRNNLRDTSSEDFLTQSQQLYDWVVRPMESELEKAQVKTLVFVMNGNLRVVPPAAFHDGKRYLIEKYAVTTIPSWQLTEPNRPDRSQTPQILAMGLSESIEGLSPLPAAKIEVETISSRVLVGKNFMNSAFTKDNLRSQTSSQNFGIIHLATHAKFVKQSQEESFIQFWGDRLQMNQISKMNLVTDLLTLSACETAVGQNLGLAGLAVDSGAKSVLASLWTVSDAGTAPLMIRFYRGLPTAPSKAIALQEAQLAFLRGEVTIKNNQILGIKGFPNIPFQVDTRGVDLKHPYYWSSFALIGNWL; from the coding sequence ATGAGATATTTTCTGTTATGGTTTCTTTCCTTAACATTTGCGATGCTATCGTTGAATGCTCCCAAATCTGCGCGATCGCAGACTTCAGATCTAACACCACAGTTTAATAATAGTCAGTTTAATAATAGTCAGTTTAATAATAGTCAGTTTAATAATGATAATGACAGTCGTAATCCTAATGACTCACGAACGCCTTCGAGTAACGGACTCAATCCTTTTATAATCTTAAATCTAATTAATTCCTTAACTCGTTCTGGCAATAGCGATCAACAACAGGTGGATCTATCTCCTGATATTGCCGAAATTCGCGGACAAATCGGGCGACTATACTTTCTCTTAGCAAGGCAATATGCTTTTCAAAATCAATTGCCCGAAGCTTGTAATGCCCTCGAAAAAGGATATAGTGCCGAACTAGAGGCTTATTTACGCAAACGTCTGCGATCGCTTCACACCGACAGTAATGACTGCTATGCATCAGAAGTGGAGAGAATTTCTAAATTGACAGGCAGCCCGACAGCGCTAATTTATGTCACCACTTCTAGGGGGGGTTTAGAGTTAATTGGCGTACCACCTTCTACTCCTAATAAACCTGCGGGAATATTCTCACGTACTCGGATTGGTGCTAAGTCCTTAGATGAGAAAATGGGAATACCGATTTCTCAGAACAATCAAAATAGCGGTAAGCCTTTTCGGAAGGTAGCCTATAACACTACCACCGAAGAAGTTGATCGCGTAATCATTGATTTTCGCAATAATTTGCGCGATACCAGTTCCGAAGATTTCTTAACACAATCACAGCAACTTTATGACTGGGTGGTGCGCCCAATGGAATCTGAGCTAGAAAAAGCTCAAGTCAAAACCCTTGTATTTGTGATGAATGGTAATTTGCGCGTCGTGCCGCCAGCCGCCTTCCATGATGGCAAGCGTTATCTGATTGAGAAATATGCAGTCACAACGATTCCATCTTGGCAGTTAACGGAACCAAACCGTCCCGATCGCTCTCAAACCCCACAAATCTTAGCCATGGGGCTATCTGAATCCATCGAAGGATTGTCGCCTTTACCTGCTGCCAAAATAGAAGTTGAGACGATTTCTTCTCGGGTGCTAGTTGGCAAAAACTTTATGAATAGCGCATTTACTAAGGACAATTTGCGATCACAAACTAGCAGTCAAAATTTTGGAATTATCCACCTTGCCACCCATGCCAAATTTGTTAAACAATCTCAAGAGGAGTCTTTTATTCAATTTTGGGGCGATCGCTTACAAATGAATCAAATCTCGAAGATGAATCTAGTGACGGATTTATTGACCCTTAGTGCCTGTGAAACCGCAGTGGGGCAAAATCTAGGCTTAGCAGGTTTAGCAGTAGATTCGGGTGCGAAGAGTGTCTTAGCTTCGCTTTGGACAGTCAGTGATGCAGGTACGGCTCCCCTAATGATTCGTTTTTATCGTGGATTGCCCACAGCCCCCAGCAAAGCTATAGCCCTACAAGAGGCTCAATTAGCATTCTTACGTGGCGAAGTAACGATTAAGAATAACCAAATCCTTGGTATCAAAGGATTTCCCAATATTCCATTCCAAGTTGATACCAGAGGCGTTGATCTAAAACATCCCTACTATTGGTCTTCATTTGCCTTGATTGGCAATTGGCTTTAG